From one Saccharomyces cerevisiae S288C chromosome XVI, complete sequence genomic stretch:
- the ECM23 gene encoding Ecm23p (Non-essential protein of unconfirmed function; affects pre-rRNA processing, may act as a negative regulator of the transcription of genes involved in pseudohyphal growth; homologous to Srd1p) gives MLYNKEQGTSGASSSGRRTKFHFDRFVQMVLFIAANPNYCCSVASIPKSGVTPDLKRADILEQKIKSLNSALSPKLKEESRLGGPLHNPSILPAPSFSSLPISSNGKKSLAGYRPKSRKKQTILPNGQPKECATCGDTWTSQWRSGPNGNVELCSRCGIAYRKKMEKKIRSQQSSDDGTKNFIFKNK, from the coding sequence ATGTTATATAACAAAGAGCAGGGAACAAGCGGCGCTAGTAGCTCTGGTCGTAGAACGAAATTCCACTTCGATCGTTTTGTACAAATGGTTCTGTTCATTGCCGCTAATCCCAATTATTGCTGTTCAGTAGCCAGTATCCCGAAATCTGGTGTCACGCCAGATTTAAAAAGAGCAGATATTCTTGAACAGAAGATCAAAAGCTTAAATAGTGCGCTGAGTCCAAAATTGAAGGAAGAAAGTCGTCTTGGTGGGCCTTTGCATAACCCCTCTATTCTACCAGCCccatctttttcatcactACCAATATCATCCAATGGAAAGAAATCTTTAGCAGGATATAGACCTAAAAGTAGGAAGAAACAAACTATACTCCCCAACGGTCAACCAAAAGAGTGCGCCACTTGTGGTGACACCTGGACTTCTCAGTGGAGAAGTGGACCTAATGGAAATGTTGAGCTATGTAGTCGATGTGGCATAGCAtataggaaaaaaatggagaaaaaaatacgaTCGCAACAATCCTCCGATGATGGTactaaaaattttatatttaaaaataaatag
- the RAD1 gene encoding ssDNA endodeoxyribonuclease RAD1 (Single-stranded DNA endonuclease (with Rad10p); cleaves single-stranded DNA during nucleotide excision repair and double-strand break repair; subunit of Nucleotide Excision Repair Factor 1 (NEF1); homolog of human XPF protein) has translation MSQLFYQGDSDDELQEELTRQTTQASQSSKIKNEDEPDDSNHLNEVENEDSKVLDDDAVLYPLIPNEPDDIETSKPNINDIRPVDIQLTLPLPFQQKVVENSLITEDALIIMGKGLGLLDIVANLLHVLATPTSINGQLKRALVLVLNAKPIDNVRIKEALEELSWFSNTGKDDDDTAVESDDELFERPFNVVTADSLSIEKRRKLYISGGILSITSRILIVDLLSGIVHPNRVTGMLVLNADSLRHNSNESFILEIYRSKNTWGFIKAFSEAPETFVMEFSPLRTKMKELRLKNVLLWPRFRVEVSSCLNATNKTSHNKVIEVKVSLTNSMSQIQFGLMECLKKCIAELSRKNPELALDWWNMENVLDINFIRSIDSVMVPNWHRISYESKQLVKDIRFLRHLLKMLVTSDAVDFFGEIQLSLDANKPSVSRKYSESPWLLVDEAQLVISYAKKRIFYKNEYTLEENPKWEQLIHILHDISHERMTNHLQGPTLVACSDNLTCLELAKVLNASNKKRGVRQVLLNKLKWYRKQREETKKLVKEVQSQDTFPENATLNVSSTFSKEQVTTKRRRTRGASQVAAVEKLRNAGTNVDMEVVFEDHKLSEEIKKGSGDDLDDGQEENAANDSKIFEIQEQENEILIDDGDAEFDNGELEYVGDLPQHITTHFNKDLWAEHCNEYEYVDRQDEILISTFKSLNDNCSLQEMMPSYIIMFEPDISFIRQIEVYKAIVKDLQPKVYFMYYGESIEEQSHLTAIKREKDAFTKLIRENANLSHHFETNEDLSHYKNLAERKLKLSKLRKSNTRNAGGQQGFHNLTQDVVIVDTREFNASLPGLLYRYGIRVIPCMLTVGDYVITPDICLERKSISDLIGSLQNNRLANQCKKMLKYYAYPTLLIEFDEGQSFSLEPFSERRNYKNKDISTVHPISSKLSQDEIQLKLAKLVLRFPTLKIIWSSSPLQTVNIILELKLGREQPDPSNAVILGTNKVRSDFNSTAKGLKDGDNESKFKRLLNVPGVSKIDYFNLRKKIKSFNKLQKLSWNEINELINDEDLTDRIYYFLRTEKEEQEQESTDENLESPGKTTDDNALHDHHNDVPEAPV, from the coding sequence ATGTCTCAGTTATTTTATCAGGGCGACTCTGATGATGAGCTCCAGGAGGAACTTACGAGGCAGACAACTCAAGCATCTCAAAGTtctaaaattaaaaatgaagatgaacCCGACGACTCCAATCATCTTAATGAGgtggaaaatgaagatagCAAAGTTTTAGATGACGATGCAGTGTTATACCCTCTTATACCTAATGAGCCAGATGACATAGAAACGTCTAAGCCCAATATTAACGATATTAGGCCAGTTGATATTCAATTGACTTTACCATTGCCGTTTCAGCAAAAAGTGGTAGAGAATTCATTAATTACTGAAGATGCATTAATCATAATGGGGAAAGGACTAGGATTGCTTGATATTGTGGCCAATTTATTGCATGTTTTAGCTACACCAACATCCATTAACGGACAACTAAAGCGAGCGCTCGTCCTAGTGTTGAATGCAAAACCTATAGATAATGTAAGAATCAAGGAGGCCTTAGAAGAGCTGTCGTGGTTCTCTAATACTGGGAAGGACGACGACGATACTGCTGTCGAGAGCGATGatgaactttttgaaaggCCTTTTAACGTAGTTACCGCGGACTCGCTGAGCattgaaaagagaagaaagcTATATATTTCTGGCGGAATCTTGAGCATTACTTCTAGAATTCTCATTGTGGATCTCTTATCCGGCATTGTTCACCCAAATAGGGTTACGGGTATGCTGGTATTGAATGCAGACTCACTTCGACATAATTCGAATGAATCGTTTATATTAGAGATTTACAGGTCTAAAAATACTTGGGGTTTTATTAAAGCCTTTTCTGAAGCACCAGAGACGTTTGTCATGGAATTTTCACCCCTCAGgacgaaaatgaaagaattaCGGCTAAAGAACGTTTTGCTATGGCCGAGGTTCAGGGTAGAGGTCTCTTCCTGTTTGAATGCCACTAATAAGACGTCACACAATAAAGTCATTGAAGTCAAGGTCTCCTTAACAAATTCCATGTCTCAGATACAGTTTGGCTTGATGGaatgtttgaaaaaatgtattGCTGAGTTaagcagaaaaaatccTGAACTAGCTCTGGACTGGTGGAATATGGAAAATGTCCTGGATATAAACTTTATCAGGTCAATTGACTCGGTGATGGTGCCGAACTGGCACCGAATTTCTTATGAATCAAAACAACTGGTTAAGGATATAAGATTCCTACGCCACCTTTTAAAGATGCTCGTAACTTCAGACGCAGTTGACTTTTTTGGAGAGATTCAATTAAGTTTGGATGCCAATAAACCGTCAGTATCCCGAAAATACAGCGAATCACCGTGGCTATTGGTCGATGAGGCACAATTAGTCATATCGTATGcgaagaaaagaatattttacaaaaatgaatataCTTTAGAAGAAAATCCAAAATGGGAACAACTTATTCATATATTACATGATATTTCACATGAGAGAATGACCAATCACCTTCAGGGGCCTACTTTAGTTGCCTGTTCCGACAACCTTACATGTTTAGAACTAGCAAAGGTCTTGAATGCctcaaacaaaaaaagaggagTACGTCAAGTGCTTCTGAATAAATTGAAATGGTACAGAAAACAGAGGGAGGAAACGAAAAAATTGGTCAAAGAAGTGCAAAGTCAGGACACTTTTCCAGAGAATGCAACATTAAATGTAAGCTCGacattttccaaagaaCAAGTGACCacgaaaagaagaaggacAAGAGGTGCTTCACAAGTTGCGGCCGTTGAAAAGCTAAGGAATGCAGGTACCAATGTAGATATGGAGGTGGTTTTTGAGGATCATAAGTTatctgaagaaattaagAAGGGAAGCGGTGATGATTTGGATGACGGTCAGGAAGAAAATGCCGCAAACGATTCaaagatttttgaaatacaAGAAcaggaaaatgaaatccTTATCGATGATGGGGATGCTGAATTTGACAACGGAGAATTAGAGTATGTGGGCGACCTTCCGCAGCACATCACAACCCATTTCAATAAGGATTTATGGGCAGAACATTGCAACGAGTATGAATATGTTGATCGTCAGGACGAAATTTTAATCTCTACGTTTAAAAGTCTCAATGACAATTGCTCATTGCAGGAGATGATGCCCTCTTACATTATAATGTTTGAACCAGATATATCGTTTATCAGGCAGATTGAAGTTTATAAGGCCATAGTGAAGGATTTGCAACCAAAAGTATACTTCATGTACTACGGTGAAAGTATTGAAGAGCAAAGTCATTTGACTGCTATCAAGAGAGAGAAAGATGCTTTCACAAAGTTGATTAGAGAGAATGCAAATCTGTCCCATCACTTTGAAACGAATGAAGATCTTTCTCACTACAAAAATTTAGCTGAAAGGAAGTTGAagctttcaaaattacGAAAATCTAATACCAGAAATGCGGGTGGGCAGCAGGGATTCCATAATCTTACTCAGGATGTCGTCATTGTGGATACACGTGAGTTTAATGCCTCATTACCAGGCTTACTCTACCGATATGGCATAAGGGTTATTCCTTGTATGTTGACAGTCGGCGATTATGTGATAACTCCTGATATTTGTCTCGAAAGAAAATCGATTTCTGACTTAATTGGGTCATTACAGAATAACAGATTAGCCAACCaatgtaaaaaaatgttaaaatACTATGCATATCCGACACTATTGATTGAGTTTGATGAAGGACAGTCGTTTTCTTTAGAACCTTTTAGTGAACGTAGAAATTATAAGAATAAAGACATATCAACTGTTCATCCTATATCAAGCAAGTTATCCCAGGATGAAATTCAGCTAAAACTAGCCAAATTAGTATTGCGGTTTCCCACTTTAAAGATTATATGGTCTTCCTCACCCCTGCAAACTGTAAATATAATCCTAGAGTTGAAATTAGGACGTGAGCAACCTGACCCTAGTAATGCAGTTATATTGGGAACGAATAAAGTTAGATCGGATTTTAATAGCACTGCAAAGGGCCTGAAGGATGGTGATAACGAGTCTAAATTCAAGAGACTGTTGAATGTTCCTGGAGTGTCAAAAATTGATTATTTCAATCTCCGCAAAAAGATCAAGAGCTTCAATAAGCTTCAAAAGCTTTCATGGAATGAGATTAATGAACTTATTAATGACGAAGATTTGACGGATAGAATATACTACTTCTTGagaacagaaaaagaagaacaagaacaagagtCAACAGATGAAAATCTTGAATCTCCTGGTAAGACCACTGATGATAACGCTTTACATGATCATCATAATGATGTTCCTGAAGCACCTGTGTAA
- the MET12 gene encoding methylenetetrahydrofolate reductase (NAD(P)H) MET12 (Protein with MTHFR activity in vitro; null mutant has no phenotype and is prototrophic for methionine; MET13 encodes major isozyme of methylenetetrahydrofolate reductase (MTHFR)), with amino-acid sequence MSIRDLYHARASPFISLEFFPPKTELGTRNLMERMHRMTALDPLFITVTWGAGGTTAEKTLTLASLAQQTLNIPVCMHLTCTNTEKAIIDDALDRCYNAGIRNILALRGDPPIGEDWLDSQSNESPFKYAVDLVRYIKQSYGDKFCVGVAAYPEGHCEGEAEGHEQDPLKDLVYLKEKVEAGADFVITQLFYDVEKFLTFEMLFRERISQDLPLFPGLMPINSYLLFHRAAKLSHASIPPAILSRFPPEIQSDDNAVKSIGVDILIELIQEIYQRTSGRIKGFHFYTLNLEKAIAQIVSQSPVLSHIVNESSEEEGEDETSGEIGSIENVPIEDADGDIVLDDSNEETVANRKRRRHSSLDSAKLIFNRAIVTEKGLRYNNENGSMPSKKALISISKGHGTLGRDATWDEFPNGRFGDSRSPAYGEIDGYGPSIKVSKSKALELWGIPKTIGDLKDIFIKYLEGSTDAIPWSDLGLSAETALIQEELIQLNYRGYLTLASQPATNATLSSDKIFGWGPAKGRLYQKAFVEMFIHRQQWETTLKPKLDHYGRRKFSYYAGDSSGSFETNLDPHSSSVVTWGVFPNSPVKQTTIIEEESFKAWRDEAFSIWSEWAKLFPRNTPANILLRLVHKDYCLVSIVHHDFKETDELWEMLLDQA; translated from the coding sequence ATGTCCATCAGAGATTTATATCATGCGAGGGCTTCCCCTTTTATATCGTTAGAATTCTTCCCTCCAAAGACTGAATTAGGGACGAGAAATTTGATGGAACGTATGCATCGTATGACTGCTTTAGATCCACTGTTTATCACGGTTACTTGGGGAGCAGGTGGTACTACTGCGGAAAAGACTCTGACATTAGCTTCCTTGGCACAGCAGACACTAAATATACCAGTTTGTATGCATTTGACCTGTACAAACACAGAAAAAGCCATCATTGATGATGCGCTGGATAGATGTTATAATGCAGGAATCAGGAATATTTTGGCTCTTCGAGGTGACCCACCTATTGGGGAAGATTGGCTAGATTCTCAATCGAACGAATCACCTTTTAAATATGCGGTTGATTTAGTTCGTTATATCAAGCAAAGCTACGGAGACAAGTTCTGCGTCGGTGTTGCAGCATATCCAGAAGGTCATTGTGAAGGTGAAGCAGAAGGTCACGAGCAAGACCCATTGAAGGATTTGGtatatttaaaagaaaaagttgaagCTGGGGCCGATTTTGTGATAACACAACTGTTTTACgacgttgaaaaattcttaaCTTTTGAAATGCTATTTCGGGAACGGATTTCGCAAGATTTGCCCCTTTTCCCTGGGTTGATGCCTATTAACTCCTATCTGCTTTTCCACAGAGCAGCAAAGTTATCACATGCATCTATTCCACCTGCAATACTGAGTAGGTTCCCCCCAGAAATCCAATCGGATGATAATGCCGTGAAGTCCATTGGTGTGGACATTCTTATCGAATTGATTCAGGaaatatatcaaagaaCATCTGGTAGAATTAAAGGGTTTCATTTCTATACATtaaatttggaaaaggcTATTGCTCAAATTGTCTCGCAATCTCCCGTCTTATCCCATATCGTAAATGAATCTAGCGAAGAAGAGGGAGAAGATGAAACCAGTGGCGAAATAGGAAGCATAGAAAATGTGCCAATAGAAGATGCTGACGGGGATATTGTGTTGGATGATTCGAATGAAGAAACTGTAGCAAACCGGAAAAGGAGAAGGCATTCAAGTCTTGATTCGGCCAAGTTGATTTTCAATAGGGCTATCGTCACTGAAAAAGGCTTACGCTATAATAATGAGAATGGTTCCATGCCATCTAAAAAGGCTTTAATATCTATTTCTAAAGGTCACGGAACTTTGGGTCGTGATGCCACTTGGGATGAGTTCCCCAATGGTAGATTTGGTGACTCCAGGTCTCCCGCATATGGTGAAATAGACGGTTATGGGCCATCCATCAAGGTAAGCAAAAGCAAAGCGCTTGAACTATGGGGTATACCAAAGACAATTGGCGAtttaaaagatatttttataaaatatttggaaGGTTCAACGGATGCGATTCCCTGGTCTGACCTGGGTTTATCAGCTGAAACGGCGTTAATACAAGAAGAACTAATCCAACTAAACTATCGCGGATATTTGACTTTGGCATCGCAACCTGCCACAAATGCTACATTGAGTAGTGATAAAATATTCGGCTGGGGGCCCGCGAAAGGGAGGTTGTATCAGAAGGCATTCGTAGAAATGTTTATTCATAGACAGCAATGGGAAACAACTTTGAAACCCAAGCTAGACCATTACGGGCGTCGGAAATTCAGTTATTACGCGGGCGATTCATCTGGTTCATTTGAAACGAACCTAGACCCGCACAGCTCTAGCGTTGTAACATGGGGTGTTTTTCCCAACAGTCCGGTCAAACAGACTACAATCATTGAAGAAGAGTCATTCAAGGCATGGAGAGATGAAGCGTTTAGTATCTGGTCCGAGTGGGCCAAGTTATTTCCAAGGAACACCCCAGCCAATATTCTTCTAAGACTAGTGCATAAAGACTACTGTCTTGTCTCAATTGTTCATCACGACTTCAAAGAAACCGACGAGCTATGGGAAATGTTACTCGACCAAGCCTAA
- the RMI1 gene encoding Rmi1p (Subunit of the RecQ (Sgs1p) - Topo III (Top3p) complex; stimulates superhelical relaxing, DNA catenation/decatenation and ssDNA binding activities of Top3p; involved in response to DNA damage; functions in S phase-mediated cohesion establishment via a pathway involving the Ctf18-RFC complex and Mrc1p; stimulates Top3p DNA catenation/decatenation activity; null mutants display increased rates of recombination and delayed S phase), whose amino-acid sequence MSFSSILSQDITDDITPPAYSATLGSREQIVFRAYQNEPWLAGTASNLILDKKLVIVDRELLFQVLMVENITKSKLTQIDDIKTKLDPKKQKVDRLRSGAQGNGAKKYEVITQVDMEDDGNVADNNCAKENNSNNNSSAAKNKAVFKLTLQSKSGDVFFAINSTPISWSSCMLGSKIVILPGTVFNRGVFILKDSQVIFLGGINRVWNENRDQKFCDYLESKLQRDKQLVNGGSKKRKAND is encoded by the coding sequence ATGTCTTTTTCATCTATCTTATCACAGGATATCACAGATGACATTACACCACCAGCGTATTCCGCCACCTTGGGGTCGAGAGAACAGATTGTTTTCAGAGCTTACCAAAATGAACCTTGGTTGGCTGGTACTGCTTCGAATCTTATCTTAGATAAAAAACTTGTTATTGTAGACAGAGAACTGTTGTTCCAGGTGTTGATGGTAGAGAATATCACCAAATCCAAGCTAACACAGATCGATGATATAAAAACCAAGCTGGATCCGAAAAAACAGAAAGTGGATAGACTACGATCAGGCGCGCAAGGAAATGGCGCTAAGAAGTACGAGGTCATCACTCAAGTGGACATGGAAGATGACGGGAATGTGGCGGATAACAACTGCGCCAAGGAAAATAATAGCAACAATAATAGCAGTGCCGCCAAGAATAAAGCAGTGTTTAAATTGACACTACAAAGTAAGTCGGGCGACGTTTTTTTTGCTATCAACTCGACTCCAATATCTTGGAGCTCTTGCATGCTGGGTTCTAAAATTGTGATACTGCCGGGAACTGTGTTCAATAGGGGCGTTTTCATATTGAAGGACTCACAAGTCATTTTTCTCGGCGGCATTAATAGAGTTTGGAATGAAAATAGAGATCAGAAATTTTGTGATTATTTGGAATCTAAATTACAACGTGACAAACAACTTGTAAATGGCGGCTccaagaaaaggaaagcCAATGATTAG
- the ULP1 gene encoding SUMO protease ULP1 (Protease that specifically cleaves Smt3p protein conjugates; required for cell cycle progression; associates with nucleoporins and may interact with septin rings during telophase; contributes to regulation of telomeric silencing; localizes to the nuclear pore channel; sequestered to the nucleolus under stress conditions), which yields MSVEVDKHRNTLQYHKKNPYSPLFSPISTYRCYPRVLNNPSESRRSASFSGIYKKRTNTSRFNYLNDRRVLSMEESMKDGSDRASKAGFIGGIRETLWNSGKYLWHTFVKNEPRNFDGSEVEASGNSDVESRSSGSRSSDVPYGLRENYSSDTRKHKFDTSTWALPNKRRRIESEGVGTPSTSPISSLASQKSNCDSDNSITFSRDPFGWNKWKTSAIGSNSENNTSDQKNSYDRRQYGTAFIRKKKVAKQNINNTKLVSRAQSEEVTYLRQIFNGEYKVPKILKEERERQLKLMDMDKEKDTGLKKSIIDLTEKIKTILIENNKNRLQTRNENDDDLVFVKEKKISSLERKHKDYLNQKLKFDRSILEFEKDFKRYNEILNERKKIQEDLKKKKEQLAKKKLVPELNEKDDDQVQKALASRENTQLMNRDNIEITVRDFKTLAPRRWLNDTIIEFFMKYIEKSTPNTVAFNSFFYTNLSERGYQGVRRWMKRKKTQIDKLDKIFTPINLNQSHWALGIIDLKKKTIGYVDSLSNGPNAMSFAILTDLQKYVMEESKHTIGEDFDLIHLDCPQQPNGYDCGIYVCMNTLYGSADAPLDFDYKDAIRMRRFIAHLILTDALK from the coding sequence ATGTCAGTTGAAGTAGATAAGCACCGGAACACACTACAGTATCATAAAAAGAACCCTTACTCCCCTTTATTCTCCCCAATTTCTACATATAGGTGTTATCCTCGGGTATTGAACAATCCCTCCGAGTCTAGAAGATCAGCCAGTTTTAGTGgtatttataaaaaaagaaccaaTACGTCAAGATTCAATTATTTAAACGACCGCCGTGTTTTATCAATGGAAGAATCAATGAAAGATGGGTCAGATAGAGCTAGTAAAGCTGGTTTTATAGGAGGCATAAGAGAAACTCTTTGGAACTCAGGTAAGTACTTATGGCACACATTTGTGAAAAACGAACCTCGCAATTTTGATGGTTCTGAAGTAGAAGCAAGTGGTAACAGCGACGTTGAGAGCAGAAGTTCTGGAAGTAGGAGCAGTGACGTACCATATGGTCTACGTGAAAATTATTCCTCGGATACAAGAAAACACAAATTCGATACGTCGACGTGGGCCTTACCAAATAAAAGGAGAAGAATCGAAAGTGAAGGTGTGGGGACACCTTCAACCTCACCAATCAGCTCTTTGGCTTCTCAAAAAAGCAATTGTGATAGTGACAATAGCATAACTTTTTCGAGAGATCCTTTTGGTTGGAATAAGTGGAAAACAAGTGCTATTGGTTCTAACTCAGAAAATAACACTTCTGATCAGAAAAATAGCTACGACAGGCGACAGTATGGGACAGCCTTTattagaaagaaaaaagttgcAAAACAGAACATTAACAATACTAAACTGGTGTCGAGAGCACAATCTGAGGAAGTAACATATTTACGACAAATATTCAACGGAGAATATAAAGttccaaaaatattaaaagaagaaagagaaagacAGTTAAAATTAATGGATATggataaggaaaaagacACTGGCTTAAAAAAGTCTATAATCGACTTAACTGAAAAGATCAAAACAATTTTAATTGAgaacaacaagaacagACTACAGacaagaaatgaaaatgatgatgatttagtatttgttaaagaaaaaaagatatctTCTTTGGAAAGGAAACATAAGGATTACTTAAATCAAAAGTTGAAGTTTGATAGATCTATATTAGAGTTTGAGAAAGACTTCAAAAGATATAAcgaaattttaaatgaaagaaagaagattcAAGAAGatcttaaaaaaaagaaagaacaattGGCCAAGAAGAAACTTGTTCCTGaattaaatgaaaaagacGATGACCAAGTACAAAAAGCTTTGGCATCTAGAGAAAATACTCAGTTAATGAATAGAGATAATATAGAGATAACAGTACGTGATTTTAAGACCTTGGCACCACGAAGATGGCTAAATGACACTATCATTGAGTTTTTTATGAAAtacattgaaaaatctaCCCCTAATACAGTGGCGTttaattcatttttctaTACCAATTTATCAGAAAGGGGTTATCAAGGCGTCCGGAGGTGgatgaagagaaagaagacACAAATTGATAAACTTGATAAAATCTTTACACCAATAAATTTGAACCAATCCCACTGGGCGTTGGGCATAATtgatttaaaaaagaaaactataGGTTACGTAGATTCATTATCGAATGGTCCAAATGCTATGAGTTTCGCTATACTGACTGACTTGCAAAAATATGTTATGGAGGAAAGTAAGCATACAATAGGAGAAGACTTTGATTTGATTCATTTAGATTGTCCGCAGCAACCAAATGGCTACGACTGTGGAATATATGTTTGTATGAATACTCTCTATGGAAGTGCAGATGCGCCATTGGATTTTGATTATAAAGATGCGATTAGGATGAGAAGATTTATTGCCCATTTGATTTTAACCGACGCTTTAAAATAG